One segment of Streptosporangium brasiliense DNA contains the following:
- the arsB gene encoding ACR3 family arsenite efflux transporter, whose protein sequence is MAARPAQATAPSAGVIGALSVLDRFLPVWIIAAMGVGLLLGRLVPSLDTALDAVKIGEISLPIALGLLLMMYPVLAKVRYDRLGTVTGDRRLLLSSLLLNWVLGPALMFALAWIFLPDLPEYRTGLIIVGLARCIAMVLIWNDLACGNREAAAVLVALNSVFQVIAFGALGWFYLQVLPGWLGLPQSALEVSAFDIAFYVLVFLGIPLAAGYASRKLGERARGRGWYEQRFLPRIGPIALYGLLFTIVILFALQGHTITSQPGDVARIALPLLAYFALMWGGGFLTGKAIGLPYDKTTTLAFTAAGNNFELAIAVAVGVFGVTSGQALAGVVGPLIEVPVLVALVYVSLAGRRLFTKEPVRA, encoded by the coding sequence ATGGCGGCACGACCTGCACAGGCCACCGCGCCATCGGCAGGCGTGATCGGCGCGCTGTCGGTGCTGGATCGGTTCCTGCCGGTGTGGATCATCGCGGCCATGGGCGTGGGGCTGCTGCTCGGGCGTCTGGTGCCCAGCCTGGACACCGCGCTGGACGCCGTCAAGATCGGCGAGATCTCGCTGCCGATCGCGCTCGGCCTGCTGCTGATGATGTATCCGGTGCTGGCCAAGGTTCGCTACGACCGCTTGGGCACCGTCACCGGCGACCGCCGCCTGCTGCTCTCCTCGCTGCTGCTCAACTGGGTGCTCGGCCCGGCGCTGATGTTCGCGCTGGCCTGGATCTTCCTGCCCGACCTGCCCGAGTACCGCACCGGCCTGATCATCGTCGGGCTCGCCCGGTGCATCGCCATGGTGCTCATCTGGAACGACCTGGCCTGCGGCAACCGGGAAGCCGCCGCCGTCCTGGTCGCGCTCAACTCCGTCTTCCAGGTGATCGCTTTCGGCGCGCTGGGCTGGTTCTACCTGCAGGTGCTGCCCGGATGGCTCGGCCTGCCGCAGTCGGCGCTGGAGGTGTCGGCCTTCGACATCGCCTTCTACGTGCTGGTCTTCCTCGGCATCCCCCTGGCCGCGGGCTACGCCTCACGCAAGCTGGGCGAACGCGCCCGCGGCCGCGGCTGGTACGAGCAGCGCTTCCTGCCACGCATCGGCCCCATCGCCCTGTACGGCCTGCTGTTCACCATCGTCATCCTGTTCGCCCTGCAAGGCCACACCATCACCTCCCAGCCCGGCGACGTGGCCCGCATCGCCCTGCCGCTGCTGGCCTACTTCGCGCTCATGTGGGGCGGCGGCTTCCTGACCGGCAAGGCGATCGGCCTGCCCTACGACAAGACGACCACGCTCGCCTTCACCGCCGCCGGCAACAACTTCGAACTGGCCATCGCCGTGGCGGTCGGCGTCTTCGGCGTCACCTCCGGCCAGGCCCTCGCGGGCGTGGTCGGACCGCTCATCGAGGTCCCCGTCCTGGTCGCCCTGGTCTACGTCAGCCTGGCCGGGCGCCGCCTGTTCACCAAGGAGCCCGTACGTGCCTGA
- a CDS encoding ArsR/SmtB family transcription factor yields MELLEILECSPPLTRQPLDAEQAAGVARVFKALGDPVRLRILSIVASRAGGEVCVCDITDAFELSQPTISHHLKVLKEVGLLTSERRASWVYYRLVPETLGELSALLTLPTGGPTSGPASEAAAAAAVSR; encoded by the coding sequence ATGGAACTGCTGGAGATCCTGGAGTGCAGCCCGCCGCTGACCCGGCAGCCCCTGGACGCCGAGCAGGCGGCCGGGGTGGCGCGGGTGTTCAAGGCGCTGGGCGATCCGGTACGGCTGCGCATCCTGTCGATCGTGGCCAGCCGCGCCGGCGGCGAGGTGTGCGTGTGCGACATCACCGACGCCTTCGAGCTGTCCCAGCCGACCATCAGCCACCACCTGAAGGTGCTCAAGGAGGTCGGGCTGCTCACCTCGGAGCGGCGCGCCTCCTGGGTGTACTACCGACTGGTGCCCGAGACGCTGGGCGAGCTGTCGGCGCTGCTGACCCTGCCCACTGGTGGGCCCACCAGTGGGCCCGCAAGTGAGGCGGCTGCTGCAGCTGCGGTGTCGCGGTGA